The Ziziphus jujuba cultivar Dongzao chromosome 3, ASM3175591v1 region GGTTGAGGGATGGAATTTTTCCTATTTGACTTGAGGGATGCCATGTGAAACTCACGCGTAATTAAtcctaattataatttaataaatgaaattattgataaactatttaatctgtattttttaaaatttgataagtaAATCTGTTATAAAGtgataaaattgaaaggatAATTTGtgtatttatcattatttgaaataaaaaaggatGTCAAAGAcatattttacaaataaaattgaaatctcCTAGAAAAATAGAGGTGGAAAATTTGAATTGAGCCATAGAATTATGAGGAATGTCTCTAAAAGGCCACAGTTATTTATGTTTAGTTTTATGAGGGATttgcaaccaaaaaataataataataataataaaattaataaattcaaaaaagaattAAGAGGGATAAAAACATAATTGTGACATGGTCAATGCTATCCCTAATACTCTTTCACTTttactttcttcatttttccaatcttttatttcattttccattttgCTACCCTTTATTTTCAAGGTCGCATTGCctctttatgttatttatttagcaaataaattcaaaacttaaaaataataataataatattaataacaatagcTGATTCAAGAAAAGAACTATTCCTTCTCTCCCTTGGTGTTAAGAGCTTCAAATTTCACAAAGCTACCACTATTCTCTTTCAAGACTTGAAACTTGAGAaaccaagtttttttttttaaagaataaagtGCCTTAATCTAGCAACCATTATAAATTGCTGGAAGAATAACCGACAAGCAAAGAATCAACTGGACAAGGAAATCAAACCAGTTAGCAatgatcaaaagaaaaataaaataaaaaataaaaaataaaatacaattcctTTCCTGACAACATCAATTAACAACTTTAGCGTCCGAATGAAGAAAAAGGTTACAGGTGAATTcaccaaacaaagaaaaacattCAACTTTCTCGGTGATTAACACATGTTCAAGGATATGCGCCctcaaaaaaaattctttatgaagcaaaagaaaagaCAGAAGGTACATTTGTTGAGCCAAGTAAATGATCTATAGGGAGAGCTATTCTAGTTTCCTATAATAGATCAAATCTGTATCAACTAAGTTTTCTACCAAATAAGAGATGGTGGGTTAACAAGAATTTGGAGAAAAATACCtaatatgtcaatttttttatttttttatttttttattttttcagtttcATGCACAAGAAAACGAAAGCATCTAAATCAATTGAAAACACAGAAACTCCACCAAAAAATTTGTGATCTTGGAGCTAATTATTTAGCAGGTGCTGAAGGTAGATCCTGATGGTATCCCGCTTTGTAAGTTTACGGCGGCAGGTAGGGCATTTGTGCTGAGTATCTATCACTTTGTTAATGCACTTCTTGCAGAAAACATGACCACACTTAGTTGATGTCTCTTCAACCAACTGATCCATGCAGACTGTACAGGTGAAGGTAGGTGTGTCAGGAGGGGGATTAATCTGGGTCAGTTCTGGACGAGTGGGGAAATTAGGTGCCTGCAATCAGCATTTCCAAAAGGTTAAACTGAAACTTCCAAAAATCAGCAGATTCAAGCTAGAACGTGTTAGTGTTATACACTTCCAAGACAGTAAGCAAGAATCAAAGCTAGAAGATACAGAAATGGATACACTAGTCCATAGCTTGTTTGTATATAGCTTGAAATGATAGGAGATATGCCTGAATCGAAAATGAGTTGCACCATTCTCCACCAAGAAAGAAATTTAGAAGATAGAACCAGCTTAAGCAAGCAATGATAAATATAATGAAACAGCTTCTTACAGTATCTGGGATTGAGTTAAAGAGTCCAACGTAGCAAACCTCCCACATCCAATCTGGTTGGTCTTGTCGAGTGGGGTTAGAAATAAACCAGTTTGTCAATTCTGTTCATAACaatccacaaaaaaaataaatatcactCCAAGTATTCAGAAACAGCTTACATAAGAACTAACTGAAATTTGGTTTGTACATCTAGCAACTTCCTTCATTACAGCATATTGAGTGGGAAAATTGCTTGCAATTCAAGTAGAATAATGCTAAGCAACATTGTGCAGTATAATACAGCCAATTCAATATTTAACATGCATCGCACTCTGCACTGAACTGTTAGTGGAGCCAAATGATCCTCATAGATCACCATAAAATCTAGTTAAATATTGATAGTTGCCTCCAATAATCAAAGAATGCattcctcaaaaaaaaaaaaaaaaaaaaaaaaaattaatacatttcTGGTTCCAAAAAGAAATTTTCTACTTTatatcaagaaaagaaaaaaaggagaccGAACTGAATGTTGGTATCGTGAATCGATTTTAAATAACTTATTTACAGTAATAATATGTTGATTTAGAGTTCACATATTAAAGATATGCTTAACAATCTTGTCAATAAGTTACCTAGGATAATTGTCTTGACCATTTTCTTGCCTAactcatataaaaatttaacagGATGTTCATCACAGAGCATTTGCCTAGTTTTTGTTCAGACAAAGAGCACATGTATCAAATGAAGCCtaagaagttaaaaaaatctCCTCAAGAACCAAAAGATGCACTCACTCAAGAAAATCAAGAAAGGTGTAAATTTAGGAAATTGCAAGCCAGTAAGCACATTATTAGACTTCAAAGACAAGTTTCTTCCAGGAACAGGATATTGGTGTGGTCACAAAGCTAAATGAAAGCATGGGCCACAATCCCCAATTAAATCCTACTACAAGACCAATCAACATTTTTCTTAGAATATGATATAGAAAAGCCTTAAAGTCCTACATCACAATAAGCTATGTGAATTTTAATCCTACACTGTACTTAAGCGTCTAAAGTTAAAATTGCAAAGGTTTGGCTGATTATAGTTGCTCCAATAATATTTAAGTTTCTCTAAATCATAATATTCAGCACTAACAAAGAGATCAAGAGTAAGTTAAATATAAAGGATAAATCAAAGATGTGTACAGTGCCTTTTGGGTGTCAACTCACAAATATACctacatattaaaataaaatgaaaattaccaGAGTAAATAGTCTTCCATGCAGAACGGTGAGCTATTGCAGATACTTAAAATCAGTTATAAAATATAAGGTGTGCATGCAGAAAAAAGGACATCATACCTGTAAGGCTGGGATGAAATTCTTCAACTTCAGTAAGCCTGTCTCTCCCTCCACGACTTCTCAGAAAATTGTTCCTTGCCTAACAATGAGGTGACAACAAAAATCAGCTCAAAAGACTCTTCCATGAAATGTTAAATTGGCTTCAATGGTAAAATTTTCTTACTTCTGCAAATTTTTGTGGAGATATTATAACGACATCATCATCTACGAACCCAGCAGCAGTTATAGCTTGTCCTTGAGAGTGTCCACCTTCTTGAGTTTGTATTTCAGAAGGACCACTTGGACCCCTGTCCTCAACAGGAGGTGGATAATTAAGGTCGAAATCTGTTATCAGCCTTCTTTCCCGAGCATCTCTTAAATTCCCATGTTGATGTTCACTTGATCCCTGTGCGTTCATGCTAATAACCTGATTTATAAGTCCTCAGCCAAGAAGTCCTGAACATCCAGCAATATAAGTAATTTACTAGCAGATTACTCATGATTCAATTTCATAATACTGAATTAAGATATCTGAAATCGCTATTAAATTTTCCTAATGATGCATCTGCTTGCTTAGAAAATGATTGGAAAGGTTAACATATTTATTCTACCTTCATTTCCATAACCATCACATAAGGCATAGGAATATTATTATaagtttaaaatacaaataaagaatcgaaaacaatatataattcgCATTAACATCATAgtacaataagaaaaaaatatatacaatcacAACTAGTATCCAGGTCAAATAAACCAAATGGCACATGAAAACAGTTgagcaaaaagaaaagagaagtcTGTCAGATAAAACCAGTCTTGATAAAAGTATAACATTTTTCTGTCTTCATTCTAATGAAACCTTAATTTAACTCAGGCAACCTCTATTTGCAAAATTATTGAATTCTTGATCTAGTCAATTTACATTAGGAAACAGTCAAACACAAGTTTTACCACCTCGAGTAAAGTAGATATTAACAAGGTGGTGAAAATTTGAGCAATTCCATAAACAATTGGAAGAAAAGCTTCCCTAAAATGTGATTCTTCATCTGTTTGATATCAAAAATCTCATTTGAGGATAAATGTGTGAAAGAAAATCTCAAACTTTGTCATTTTGAAGGTTTGAACAATATCATCATATCGAAGTTCTAAATAGAACCCCCAAAATGCACATTCACAGAATCAAAATCTTTTAACCCCAAAAGATGCGAACTTCATTGCTTCCTTTCTGTTTTCTTAATCAGCTTGCAAAAATCCAAACCTGGCTCACAAACAAATCATAGAATATATGCCCAAaagataaaagattaaaaaagaggaaaatCAACAGCACAAACAAACCCAgatacccaaaataaaaaataaaaaataaaaataaaaaaggagaaaaacccagaatcaaaattcttcaaaaactcaaaaacaaaaaaaacgaaaatcaCATAAGAATCGAAAAACAGGCAACTCCAACTATTCAAAACAGCCAATgacataaacaaaacaaaaagaagataaaaaagaagaaaaagcataccTTATGACGGAGAAAAACagtaaaagaaagagaaagagaaagagaatgaGAGGCTGATATGTGAAGgaatgagaagaagaagaagaagaagaagaaaaagacataAAAAGACAACTGGGGTtgagtgaagaaaaaaaaaataaaatagccgAGTCTTTGTTTGGcaacaaaatcaatacccagAACAGCTAATTTATTGAATTTGGTTTTGGACGTTTATGTCTGATTTCCGTTTcaatgtttgtgtttttttggatttacaaataaatattgcccttttttctttagttttcttTCCCTTCATATTCTCCGCCTTCCCGCTCTCACTTGCTATGGAAGAGAGATATGACCAGTGGCAATGAACCGAGTTTTCAGTTGGAATCGTTCTTTTTAGCCGAGTTTAAAAAATGGACTGCTAAAGCCCAATTCTTATTGGGCTTTCTTTGGCCCATTTACAATTTTCATTAATagtttctatttaatcaattaattcaaCCTCtcatattgaaaataataataataatatgttatgaatttttttcccttttcaaaaatttataatagtgGTCTTGTGgtctaatttcaaaataatatattctgtttgcccttttttattttatcaattctcaaatataattcttaaaataaatttttattttagaattatacataaaaaaaaaatgtcaaataacAAGGTAGAGATTCAATGTATACCATCCACAATTGGGAAATTTGTAATAGTAGTGGGGCATAGATTGTGTTGGTGTTTGTGTAGTTGGTAGAACTCTCTTGGTAGAAGAGTAGGAATTGATAAATTTTTCCTCTCGCTCTGCCCTAATAGAGTGGGGATtctctatttaattttagaaaaatgtgaacaataaaaaaatagttttgattttatatattcagtttgattgtatatatacatttatgtttatatattactATATTCTGTAGATATTATTATATTCAGTCATTCTCTTATTTTATCATTGAATAGTAATTTAGTTAAATGAGGATGTTTTTATATAGCAAGTGCTTAgtagtttaatatattaaaaccattattATTTCAACATGTTTGTTTAAAATATGTagattttattattcaaaataaatatttttaaaaatattgccCTCTCTTCTGCGGCGCTAGTCCCATTACAGGAAAGCAAAAGTCAAAAGCTTCAATAGGAACAAATCCCCCATTCACAAGCAAGCTTTGCGGCCGATGTGGGATTTTCATTGCTTTTCCAATGTCGGgtgggaaaataaataaagggtaaaaaaaagattttattttattatagtttTTGCCGAGAAAAGGTAAAAGAAATTTTGCAACGTTAAAATCatgcttaatattattatataatgccAAAAAACCATTCAACTTACGTTTcttccacctttttttttttttttggtcaaccaCTTTACTTATCTTTGACTCCTTTGCAATTTTGTACCTTAATATGAGCAATGAAAACCCCACCACATGTCCCTTTAAAGTCATCATATTCTACTGGTAATTTAGGCATTACAAATAAACCAACAGTAACAGACAGCTCCTTTACCTTTCCCACTCTTTGGGAACCCACATATATCTGGTAGATAATCACCCATAATGACAAATAgcaatacttttttctttttcttcacaaTTCAATTGAAAATAACTCATTCAGCATccctaaattacaaaattgtttCAGGCAGAAATGTAAACGAGATAGTGTTGTGCATTTTCGAATATAAGAAAAACATTAGATAGAATCATATTACATTAATAACCCAATTGGGAGCAGAAACTGGCTTTTATATCAACAAATTTAATTAACCATAATCCTTCAAAACAAATGCTACAAACAACGAATACATCACAAGGAAAACTTTTCAAGTACCAACAATGTTTTTGTTTACGAATCATTTGAGAAATCAGAAATCCACAATTAGAACAACCCTATGCATTTTAAGTATAGACAAAACATAAGCAAGCTAACCTATTAAGTTGTAGAAGTCCTTGGCCAACACCAAGAAGATCCACTGgtaatttgtaaattaaatgAGGTCACGAAAACAAATTGTCCTTTGTCATAAATGTTGCTGTGTCATTGTTCTTTACTTTCCTCCAAAACGAGTCCTAAAGCCTGCATAAAAGGAAATATGTCTCGATGAATAACTAGAAGCAATAGTCTAGTCAAAAGTTCTCTCTATCTTCAACACCAACCTCAGAAACATGCAAAAGAAATGTTTTACAAGACAGAGTAGGCACATGAGGTAGAGCGTtaagaccaaaaaaaagaaaaaaagaaaaaaaaaagaaaaatagtgatGGACAGCTCAGAAAAGAACTTACTTTACTGTTATGGGATTTATAGCTTCATTATTAGTTGGTATTAAGGTAGATTCTGATAGTGTCCTTCACTTTAAGCTTACGACGACATGTCGGGCACTTGTGCTGAACTTTTATTGCTGCTTCAATGCACACCTTGCAGAATATGTGACCACACTTGGTAGAAGTTTCTTCGCTCAGTGGGCCCATGCATATTGGACAATTGAAGGAAGGTGGCTCAGGCAAGCTCTGTGTAGTTTTGGGATGAATGTTCACATTCTTTGTCTGCAATGAGAAATCTCTTTGATTAGATTTAAACCTCAACCAGTTTGCCTTTCTTACTCCAGAAAgaatgaaaaacatatataGTCAGGCCTTGCAACCATAAATAGATCATCGCCTCTCTCAAATCCTATTGTCTGTTTTCGACCTATTTTtcccatgatttaaaaaaatatatcaaatatcaaCTTAACCTTTGTACACGGTGCGAAAATCATGACAAAACATTTCAATAATTTCCAGGCTTAAGCAAACCTGATAAGTTTTCACAGTAGCAAACTgtcctctctcactctctcccTCCCACACTCACACACAAAATACCAAAGAGATCACAAAACTCGATCAGCAGAAAGAAAGAATAGTTGAATGACCTGAATGTTGCAACTGTTGTCCGAGTTCATGTAATTCTCCCAATTCGAAactgctttattttttaattttctacgcTTGTTGCAGTTAAGATGATATGATGTTGACAAATCTACAAATTAATCACAGATGCAAATGAGTCAAAGTAGCAAAGAAGCAAGCCAAATAGAAAATCAGCCAAAATTGAAAACACAAACAAAGTCAATAATCACCCTTCGTGACCGA contains the following coding sequences:
- the LOC107422277 gene encoding uncharacterized protein LOC107422277, giving the protein MNAQGSSEHQHGNLRDARERRLITDFDLNYPPPVEDRGPSGPSEIQTQEGGHSQGQAITAAGFVDDDVVIISPQKFAEARNNFLRSRGGRDRLTEVEEFHPSLTELTNWFISNPTRQDQPDWMWEVCYVGLFNSIPDTAPNFPTRPELTQINPPPDTPTFTCTVCMDQLVEETSTKCGHVFCKKCINKVIDTQHKCPTCRRKLTKRDTIRIYLQHLLNN
- the LOC107422308 gene encoding uncharacterized protein LOC107422308 isoform X1, producing the protein MNHQTGMLNIDNIAFSWESSQRVEDEFQNSQNGNVIIDLDLNHPPLLNMARDVIPTPEVWRQFQPQTSKDFGGVDDEVTIISPRRFAEAKSNSRRNVEVVDVVVTAPEVNIGHSDLSTSYHLNCNKRRKLKNKAVSNWENYMNSDNSCNIQTKNVNIHPKTTQSLPEPPSFNCPICMGPLSEETSTKCGHIFCKVCIEAAIKVQHKCPTCRRKLKVKDTIRIYLNTN